One genomic segment of Kogia breviceps isolate mKogBre1 chromosome 11, mKogBre1 haplotype 1, whole genome shotgun sequence includes these proteins:
- the GAREM2 gene encoding GRB2-associated and regulator of MAPK protein 2, whose product MEKLAAGLAGLRWSMGAFPLDLIVSRCRLPTLACLGPGEYAEGVSERDILLIHSCRQWTTVTAHTLEEGHYVIGPKIDIPLQYPGKFKLLEQARDVREPVRYFSSVEEVASVFPDRIFVMEAITFSVKVVSGEFSEDSEVYNFTLHAGDELTLMGQAEILCAKTTKERSRFTTLLRKLGRAGALAGVGGGGGGPGGPGAAGGSGGARPIKGKMPCLICMNHRTNESLSLPFQCQGRFSTRSPLELQMQEGEHTVRAIIERVRLPVNVLVPSRPPRNPYDLHPVREGHCYKLVSIISKTVVLGLALRREGPAPLHFLLLTDTPRFALPQGLLAGDPRVERLVRDSASYCRERFDPDEYSTAVREAPAELAEDCASPRRARLCLPAPARALGPARAPAPASGAGPPGDGDQEYVSPDWASAPDSAAPPAEIPYEELWTHQAAEGRTRPLPGPDLISFGAAGPPRLEPEAAPPPVPPKSEAVKEECRLLNAPPVPPRGGSANGRLSGSPPVPPRFPKLQPVHSPSSSLSYYSSGLQDGVGSRSGSGSPSPDTYSLYCYPCTWGDCKVGESPSRPPPGPLPSTTQPSQASRALVEPLSSGAASLWGADTPVKTYHSCPPPFKPSYPQKRFTPLGALNPFSGPAYPTGPSAASSSGPTASSGPLATSSPAHSPGPGPPGQAYSAAASSSCPSSSSSSSERQAPALEPSDPFELGRGSSPEPELLRCQEPRAVRAPGPGLLPLGPPKAFEPEGLVLRQVPAPLSPVALQGPEAGRARLLLTQGRLEGPPASPRDGATGWGGRDASSWQPPADLSALSLEEVSRSLRFIGLSEDVVSFFARERIDGSIFVQLSEDILADDFHLTKLQVKKIMQFIKGWRPKI is encoded by the exons GGAAGTTCAAGCTCCTGGAGCAGGCCCGGGATGTTCGGGAGCCCGTGAGGTACTTCAGCAGCGTGGAGGAGGTGGCCAGCGTCTTCCCTGATCGCATCTTTGTGATGGAAGCCATCACCTTCAGTGTCAAG GTGGTGTCAGGCGAGTTCAGCGAGGACAGTGAGGTGTACAACTTCACGCTGCACGCCGGCGACGAGCTCACTCTCATGGGCCAGGCGGAGATCCTGTGCGCCAAGACCACCAAGGAGCGCTCACGCTTCACCACTCTGCTGCGCAAGCTGGGCCGGGCCGGGGCACTGGCTGGggtgggcggcggcggcggcggcccggggGGCCCGGGGGCCGCGGGTGGCAGCGGGGGTGCCAGGCCCATCAAAGGCAAGATGCCCTGCCTCATCTGCATGAACCACCGCACCAATGAGAGCCTGAGCCTGCCCTTCCAGTGCCAGGGCCGCTTCAGCACGCGCAGCCCTCTGGAGCTGCAGATGCAGGAGGGCGAGCACACGGTGCGCGCCATCATTGAGCGCGTGCGGCTCCCGGTGAACGTGCTGGTGCCCAGCCGGCCGCCGCGCAACCCCTATGACCTGCACCCGGTGCGGGAGGGCCACTGCTACAAGCTGGTCAGCATCATCTCCAAGACGGTGGTGCTGGGGCTGGCGCTGCGCCGCGAGGGCCCGGCGCCGCTGCACTTCCTGCTGCTCACCGACACGCCGCGCTTCGCGCTACCGCAGGGCCTGCTGGCCGGGGACCCGCGTGTCGAGCGCCTGGTGCGTGACAGCGCCTCCTATTGCCGCGAGCGCTTCGACCCCGACGAGTACTCGACCGCCGTGCGCGAAGCGCCCGCCGAGCTGGCGGAAGACTGCGCCAGCCCGCGCCGCGCGCGCCTCTGCCTGCCCGCGCCCGCGCGCGCCCTCGGGcccgcccgcgcccccgcccccgcctccggCGCCGGCCCGCCCGGCGACGGCGACCAGGAGTACGTGAGTCCCGACTGGGCCAGCGCGCCCGACTCCGCCGCGCCGCCCGCCGAGATCCCCTACGAGGAGCTGTGGACGCACCAGGCGGCCGAGGGCAGGACCCGGCCGCTCCCGGGGCCCGACCTCATCTCCTTCGGGGCCGCCGGGCCGCCCCGCCTGGAGCCCGAGGCGGCCCCGCCTCCAGTGCCTCCCAAATCCGAGGCG GTGAAGGAGGAGTGCCGCCTGCTCAATGCCCCTCCTGTGCCCCCCCGAGGTGGCAGTGCCAATGGCCGGCTCTCGGGCAGTCCCCCGGTGCCCCCACGCTTCCCCAAGCTGCAGCCTGTCCACTCCCCCAGCTCCAGCCTCTCCTACTACTCCTCTGGCCTCCAGGATGG GGTGGGCTCCCGCAGTGGCAGTGGCTCTCCGTCACCGGATACCTACTCCCTCTATTGCTACCCGTGCACCTGGGGAGACTGCAAGGTGGGCGAGTCCCCCAGCCGCCCACCCCCGGGACCCCTGCCCTCGACGACGCAGCCCAGCCAGGCCTCCCGGGCCCTTGTAGAGCCCCTGAGCAGTGGAGCTGCCTCTCTCTGGGGGGCCGACACCCCGGTCAAGACCTACCACAGCTGCCCGCCTCCATTCAAGCCCTCCTACCCCCAGAAACGCTTCACTCCCCTTGGAGCTCTGAACCCCTTTTCCGGGCCTGCCTACCCCACAGGCCCTTCCGCCGCCTCATCTTCTGGGCCCACAGCCAGCTCAGGTCCCCTGGCTACCTCCAGCCCTGCTCATTCCCCGGGCCCGGGCCCTCCAGGCCAGGCCTATTCGgctgctgcctcctcctcctgtcccagctcctcctcctcttcctctgagcGGCAGGCACCGGCCCTGGAGCCCTCTGATCCCTTTGAGCTGGGCCGGGGCAGTTCTCCAGAGCCGGAGCTGCTGCGCTGTCAGGAGCCCAGAGCTGTGAGGGCGCCTGGGCCTGGCCTTCTGCCACTTGGACCCCCCAAGGCCTTTGAGCCTGAAGGTTTGGTGCTGCGGCAGGTCCCCGCCCCCCTGTCCCCTGTGGCCCTGCAGGGTCCCGAAGCAGGCAGAGCACGACTCCTCCTCACCCAGGGGCGCCTAGAAGGGCCTCCGGCCAGTCCCCGGGATGGGGCCACAGGCTGGGGCGGCCGGGATGCCTCCTCCTGGCAGCCCCCCGCTGACCTGTCTGCACTCTCCCTGGAGGAGGTCTCGCGAAGTCTGCGTTTCATCGGGCTCTCGGAGGACGTGGTGAGCTTCTTTGCCCGAGAGCGCATTGATGGCAGCATCTTCGTGCAGCTCAGTGAGGACATCTTGGCAGATGACTTTCACCTCACCAAGCTGCAGGTCAAGAAGATCATGCAGTTCATCAAAGGCTGGCGGCCCAAGATCTGA